GCGCGTGGACCACAGCGCCGAAGACGAACGCGACACCCACGTTCCAGACAGTGAGTGCGGCGACGGTATAGAAGATGAAGCGCTCGCCGCGGGCGACGTCTTCCGGATCGAACGCGCCAACCGCGAGTTCGCTGCCGGCGAAGAACAGGATCACGCCGAGGATAGGCTTCGGGAACAGCATCATCAGCGTCTCGATAGAGGTGCTGAAGAGGAGCGCCAGCAGCAAGAGCAGCGTCCCGAGGATGATCGGCGCACCGCCCGAGCGCGCACCGAAGCGCACCTGTCCGGCCATGCCGCCGGCGCCGTGGCACATCGGGACGCCGCCGAAGGCAGGCGCGATCAGGTTCATGACGCCGGTCGAGATCGCGACCTTGCGCTCGGTGACGGGGCGATGCGGGAACAGCCGGTTGTTCTGCGTGGTCGTCGCGACCACTGCATTGCCCAGCGTGAGCGGCACCTGCGGCAGCGCGAGGAAGATCGTCCCGACCACGACGTCGTTCCAGCTCAAGCTGCCGAGCGTCCACGACGGCGCGCGAAACACGATTTCCATTCCGCGCAGTCGGCTCAGCAGTTCCGGCTCCCGCAGCCAGGTGACGAGCACACCGAGCGCGAGCAGCGCGAGCATCGCCGGTATCCGCTGGCTGCGATGCAGCAGCAGCGTGAGGACGACACCCGCCGCACCCAGCAGCCAACCGGTGGCGGCCATCTCGACGCCGTCGAGCATGAAGGAGAGCCCCAGCCCGAGCACGATGCCCTGCCCCACCGGTCGCCCCATGAGGCGGGCGACGCGGTTGGCGAGGCCGGTGAGGCCGAGCCCGATCCAGATGAGGCCGCTCGCCAGCCCCGCGGCATAGACGACGTTCGGGTTGGTGAGCGCCACACCCTGCGTTGCATAGGTGGTGGCCACCGCACCGATGGCCTTCATCGGCTGCACCGGGAATGGCGTGCGATAGAAGAGGCCGGAGGCGATCATCGCCACGCCGAACCCGAGGAGCATGCCGTAGGGGTCGACG
This sequence is a window from Betaproteobacteria bacterium. Protein-coding genes within it:
- a CDS encoding putative sulfate/molybdate transporter yields the protein MPRSAERIDAEAIGSGGVRFGVMEFAGAFGDLGTLVPFLVAYITLARVDPYGMLLGFGVAMIASGLFYRTPFPVQPMKAIGAVATTYATQGVALTNPNVVYAAGLASGLIWIGLGLTGLANRVARLMGRPVGQGIVLGLGLSFMLDGVEMAATGWLLGAAGVVLTLLLHRSQRIPAMLALLALGVLVTWLREPELLSRLRGMEIVFRAPSWTLGSLSWNDVVVGTIFLALPQVPLTLGNAVVATTTQNNRLFPHRPVTERKVAISTGVMNLIAPAFGGVPMCHGAGGMAGQVRFGARSGGAPIILGTLLLLLALLFSTSIETLMMLFPKPILGVILFFAGSELAVGAFDPEDVARGERFIFYTVAALTVWNVGVAFVFGAVVHALHQRGWLRL